From Paenibacillus sp. V4I7, one genomic window encodes:
- a CDS encoding ATP-binding cassette domain-containing protein, giving the protein MSMKSGGTQLHIRNVNKAFGQTHVLSGIDLSIKQGEFVAIVGRSGCGKSTLLRLIAGLDEASSGAILLDAQAINGIHEDTRVLFQEHRLLPWKKNIDNVRIGVKSGDKEIAFKALQQVGLEHKRDDWPAVLSGGQRQRVALARALAGNPRLLLLDEPLGALDALTRIEMQRLIEQLWLEKQFTVLLVTHDVSEAVALADRVIIIEDGKIGLDLKISLSRPREHDSGFAYYEKTILDRLLVKQSYEQVRIAADAFSI; this is encoded by the coding sequence ATGAGCATGAAAAGCGGAGGCACTCAGCTGCACATTCGGAATGTAAACAAAGCATTTGGTCAAACACATGTGTTATCTGGGATTGATTTATCGATTAAACAGGGAGAGTTTGTAGCGATAGTGGGTCGCAGTGGATGTGGTAAAAGTACATTGCTTCGTTTAATTGCAGGACTCGATGAAGCTTCAAGCGGTGCCATCTTATTAGATGCTCAAGCGATCAATGGTATTCATGAAGATACGAGGGTACTGTTTCAGGAACATCGTTTGCTGCCATGGAAAAAGAATATCGATAATGTGCGGATCGGTGTTAAATCCGGAGACAAAGAAATCGCCTTTAAAGCACTTCAGCAAGTTGGGCTTGAACATAAACGGGATGATTGGCCTGCCGTTCTCTCCGGTGGTCAAAGGCAGCGGGTAGCCTTGGCAAGAGCGCTGGCCGGTAATCCACGTCTGCTGCTTTTAGATGAACCGTTAGGCGCTTTGGATGCTTTAACTCGGATTGAAATGCAGCGGCTTATTGAGCAGCTATGGTTAGAGAAGCAATTCACGGTCCTGTTGGTCACACATGATGTTAGTGAAGCTGTAGCTTTAGCTGATAGGGTCATCATAATCGAAGATGGGAAAATAGGGTTGGATTTAAAGATCTCACTTTCTCGACCTAGAGAGCATGATAGTGGATTTGCTTACTATGAGAAGACCATTTTGGATAGGCTTCTTGTGAAGCAATCGTATGAGCAGGTAAGAATTGCGGCCGATGCATTCTCGATTTAA
- a CDS encoding sulfate ABC transporter permease subunit: MRKVLISISFSVIFLLIMLPFLGITFGAFEEGPQAFFDALVRPEALHAMKISLIIVVIVTILNAIVGIYVSLEIVRGSWISRWLKPVINALIDLPFAVSPIIVGLMVILIFGPNTAFGTFMEDHNMKIVYAVPGMVLATMFITFPLMVREVVPLLEEIGTQSEEASATLGAGPWRTFIQITWPGIRWGVLYGLILTIARSLGEFGSILVVSGNIINQTQTATTLVYQDAEQFHLVAANSVALVLGLVSISILLALEWLKRRSEKLRSH; this comes from the coding sequence ATGAGAAAAGTATTGATCAGTATTTCGTTTTCCGTTATTTTCTTACTTATAATGTTACCTTTTCTTGGTATTACCTTTGGTGCTTTTGAAGAAGGCCCGCAAGCTTTTTTCGACGCTCTCGTACGACCTGAAGCCCTGCATGCCATGAAAATTTCTTTAATTATCGTAGTGATTGTAACCATTCTTAATGCCATAGTCGGCATTTACGTTTCCTTAGAAATTGTCAGAGGTTCTTGGATCTCTCGCTGGTTGAAACCTGTCATCAATGCACTTATTGATCTACCATTTGCTGTATCTCCAATCATTGTTGGTTTAATGGTTATTTTGATCTTTGGTCCAAACACGGCATTTGGCACCTTCATGGAAGATCATAATATGAAAATTGTCTATGCTGTACCCGGCATGGTCTTAGCAACGATGTTCATCACGTTCCCTCTGATGGTGCGTGAAGTGGTGCCTTTACTTGAAGAGATTGGTACACAGTCGGAAGAAGCTTCTGCTACTTTAGGGGCTGGCCCCTGGCGTACATTCATTCAAATCACATGGCCAGGTATTCGCTGGGGCGTGCTATACGGTCTCATCTTAACGATCGCAAGATCACTTGGTGAGTTTGGATCAATCCTAGTCGTGTCTGGCAATATCATTAATCAAACGCAAACAGCTACAACCCTTGTTTATCAAGATGCCGAACAATTCCACCTCGTGGCAGCGAACAGCGTTGCTCTCGTCTTAGGACTCGTATCGATTTCTATTTTATTAGCACTT
- a CDS encoding YezD family protein, whose protein sequence is MAKPLELDDVWVDRIKQMLNGLEYGSVQIVVHDGKIAQIDKTERKRFDASSQPQSQLQAVKSVKTNE, encoded by the coding sequence ATGGCGAAACCACTAGAGTTAGACGATGTTTGGGTGGATAGAATTAAACAAATGTTAAACGGCTTGGAATACGGTTCCGTTCAAATCGTCGTTCATGATGGTAAAATTGCTCAAATCGATAAAACAGAAAGAAAACGATTCGATGCCTCTTCTCAACCGCAATCCCAATTGCAAGCAGTAAAATCAGTTAAAACAAACGAGTAA
- a CDS encoding 4Fe-4S binding protein: MIELLSKDRCISCNQCVSVCPTNVFESVAGDIPIIARQSDCQSCFMCELYCPTDALYVSPVAEQTIAVDEGELVQEGLLGSYKENIGWGKGRESTASSDGSYIIFQRMRASH, encoded by the coding sequence ATGATTGAACTACTCAGTAAGGATCGCTGCATTAGCTGCAATCAGTGTGTATCCGTATGCCCAACGAATGTGTTCGAATCCGTAGCGGGAGATATTCCGATCATCGCCAGACAATCGGACTGCCAAAGCTGCTTCATGTGCGAGCTATACTGCCCAACGGATGCTCTTTATGTTTCTCCAGTAGCGGAGCAAACGATAGCTGTCGACGAAGGGGAGTTAGTTCAAGAAGGTTTATTAGGAAGTTATAAAGAGAACATAGGCTGGGGGAAAGGCAGAGAATCAACAGCCTCCTCAGATGGTTCATATATCATTTTCCAACGTATGCGGGCATCGCATTAA
- a CDS encoding S9 family peptidase, translating to MEHAITIQSDDVELAATLHYPTNQSGAAQVDCQRWPLIIICHGFIGSRIGVDRLFVKAAREFSSQGYLVLRFDYGGCGESTGDYGAGGLDVLIEQTRSVIDYASTIHCVDLSRVILVGHSLGGAAAVLTAARDNRVKTLVLWSAVAHPHNDIVRIVSKSEYEKLPIGGAIDHHGYVLTSQFFDSLSQHQPFEQLRKFNGDVLVIHGTADDTIPVDYAPLYQKMFWMRSEGQCELELVYQADHTYSTTGSAKELFEKTGNWLTFIQKQKKDWNDWTI from the coding sequence ATGGAGCATGCTATCACAATTCAAAGCGACGACGTCGAATTGGCCGCAACGTTACATTACCCGACAAATCAATCAGGAGCCGCGCAAGTTGATTGTCAACGTTGGCCGCTAATTATCATCTGTCACGGATTTATTGGCAGCCGGATAGGGGTGGATCGGCTATTTGTGAAAGCAGCTCGTGAGTTTAGCTCGCAAGGATACCTGGTTCTCCGTTTCGATTACGGTGGTTGTGGTGAGAGTACTGGCGACTATGGCGCTGGCGGACTGGATGTTCTGATTGAACAAACGCGAAGTGTCATTGATTATGCATCCACGATTCATTGTGTAGATCTTAGTCGTGTGATCTTGGTGGGTCATAGTTTAGGCGGTGCGGCTGCCGTTTTAACAGCAGCGAGAGATAATCGCGTAAAAACACTCGTATTATGGTCAGCTGTCGCTCATCCACACAATGATATTGTAAGAATAGTAAGCAAGTCTGAATACGAGAAACTTCCTATTGGTGGAGCAATCGATCATCACGGCTATGTATTGACAAGTCAATTTTTTGATTCTTTATCCCAGCATCAACCGTTTGAACAACTGCGTAAATTTAACGGTGATGTCCTCGTTATTCACGGTACTGCAGACGATACGATACCAGTCGATTATGCCCCATTATACCAGAAGATGTTCTGGATGCGATCAGAGGGGCAATGCGAACTCGAGCTTGTTTATCAAGCAGATCATACTTATTCAACAACAGGTTCTGCGAAAGAACTTTTTGAGAAAACAGGGAACTGGTTAACCTTTATTCAAAAGCAGAAAAAAGATTGGAACGATTGGACAATTTAA
- the cysT gene encoding sulfate ABC transporter permease subunit CysT — MRNKVFKATVRSVLIGYLLVLLVIPIGSIYLKGFSLGWEPFWKEVTGPLAWKSILLTIKLSIVSTIIQAIVGTIIAYVLVRYTFRGKSILNSMVDLPFSLPTSVAGLMFLTLLGPSSPLGVWLDHLGIKLLYNQTAIVIGLVFVTFPFVIRTVQPLLEQIDPAEEQASFTLGAGRFYTFCRIVFPAIFPGIIAGSMLAFSRSLAEFGAISLISGNLPGKTMVASVYIYGETQNFNPEGAAAISLVLLTLSVLILWIINVLTRGKGRIA; from the coding sequence GTGCGAAATAAAGTATTTAAAGCTACGGTTCGATCTGTGCTTATCGGCTATTTGTTAGTACTTCTTGTCATCCCAATAGGTTCCATCTATTTGAAAGGATTTTCCTTAGGATGGGAACCATTTTGGAAAGAGGTTACAGGTCCATTAGCCTGGAAGTCCATTTTGCTAACTATTAAGCTCAGCATTGTCTCAACTATTATTCAAGCGATTGTTGGTACCATCATTGCTTATGTCCTTGTCCGATATACCTTCCGCGGCAAAAGCATTTTAAACAGCATGGTAGATCTTCCCTTCTCGCTTCCGACATCCGTAGCTGGTTTAATGTTTCTTACTCTATTAGGACCTTCAAGTCCACTAGGTGTCTGGCTCGACCATTTGGGAATTAAGCTGCTTTATAATCAAACTGCTATCGTGATTGGCCTGGTGTTTGTTACCTTTCCTTTTGTTATCCGAACTGTTCAACCCTTACTTGAACAAATCGATCCAGCAGAAGAACAAGCTAGCTTTACACTTGGTGCGGGTAGATTTTACACCTTCTGTAGAATCGTTTTCCCAGCCATCTTCCCAGGTATCATAGCCGGCAGTATGCTCGCCTTTTCTCGATCACTTGCCGAATTTGGAGCCATCTCCCTTATATCAGGCAATTTGCCTGGTAAAACGATGGTGGCATCGGTCTATATATATGGTGAAACACAGAACTTTAATCCCGAAGGCGCAGCAGCTATCTCTCTCGTGCTCCTTACATTGTCCGTCCTTATTCTTTGGATTATCAATGTACTAACACGCGGAAAGGGGCGCATAGCATGA
- a CDS encoding ABC transporter substrate-binding protein gives MTQRSLKLLSIALILTLFTVFLAACGAKSTKTTAPATKTAASEAKITLPETLRIGFISANNNKTITGPEGWAQSKGYLESELKKYGVKEFKYFNFPNGPNLNEAITAGTLDVGIYGDTPAINGKAAGLKTRLINQTQFNMNAWLVAKADGPKTLADLKGKKVATSQGSYMSRYLINLLKEQGLDKDVKILHLLPADGEAALSRGDIAAYAYPTGFGPLLLKKGYVTIDEAAKHPDLQGSSLTVVTEDYLAKNPQFPKLWNDLRTRAVKEIRENSEEYFKLYAEVSGYPLDVVKASFKIEQWPVESSTPDGLKLIEETKKFLVEQGLAKKDFVITDWLTE, from the coding sequence ATGACACAGAGATCATTGAAATTACTTAGTATAGCTCTTATTTTAACTTTATTTACAGTATTCTTAGCGGCTTGCGGTGCAAAATCGACGAAAACAACGGCTCCAGCAACGAAAACAGCAGCATCAGAAGCAAAAATTACACTGCCTGAAACACTTCGTATCGGTTTTATTTCGGCGAATAATAATAAAACTATTACAGGACCGGAAGGCTGGGCGCAATCCAAAGGTTACTTGGAAAGCGAACTCAAGAAATACGGCGTTAAGGAGTTCAAATATTTTAACTTCCCGAATGGTCCTAACTTGAACGAGGCGATTACCGCGGGAACACTGGATGTTGGGATTTACGGCGATACACCTGCTATTAATGGGAAAGCAGCCGGTCTGAAGACACGTTTGATTAACCAAACGCAATTCAATATGAATGCTTGGCTGGTAGCTAAAGCAGACGGACCTAAGACGTTAGCTGATCTCAAAGGTAAAAAGGTTGCTACTTCCCAAGGCTCCTATATGAGCCGATATTTAATTAACTTGCTTAAGGAGCAAGGGCTTGATAAAGACGTGAAGATCCTGCATTTATTACCTGCTGATGGCGAAGCTGCGCTATCCCGCGGTGACATTGCAGCCTACGCCTATCCGACTGGATTCGGTCCTTTACTTCTGAAAAAAGGATATGTTACCATTGATGAAGCGGCTAAACATCCGGATCTTCAAGGCTCGAGTCTAACGGTGGTTACGGAAGATTACTTGGCTAAGAACCCTCAATTTCCTAAGCTCTGGAACGATCTTCGGACTAGGGCCGTTAAAGAAATTCGTGAGAATAGTGAGGAGTATTTCAAGCTCTATGCCGAAGTTTCTGGCTATCCATTAGACGTTGTGAAAGCATCCTTCAAGATCGAGCAGTGGCCCGTAGAATCAAGCACACCGGATGGTTTGAAGCTAATCGAAGAAACGAAGAAATTTCTTGTTGAGCAAGGATTGGCGAAGAAAGATTTTGTTATTACGGACTGGTTAACGGAATAG
- a CDS encoding DUF4395 domain-containing protein: MKEVPISYVKANQTGIVVFVLLAFAFQWTWLVALLWVIQLLGLVGGGKWNLFVAVSKRFLSRSGTETQAAELTRFNNALAVLFLSLSLASFAIGWSMVGYIFTGFLLLAAGAALLGYCIGCTIYYQYKQFILRRRVKRG, encoded by the coding sequence GTGAAGGAAGTTCCAATTTCCTATGTAAAGGCCAATCAAACGGGTATCGTTGTCTTTGTCCTACTAGCATTTGCGTTTCAATGGACTTGGCTAGTTGCTTTGCTTTGGGTGATTCAGTTGCTTGGCCTAGTAGGTGGTGGGAAATGGAATCTGTTCGTGGCGGTGTCTAAACGTTTTCTATCTCGAAGCGGTACGGAAACACAAGCCGCAGAGTTGACGAGGTTTAACAATGCTTTGGCTGTTTTATTTCTTTCCTTATCACTTGCTTCTTTTGCCATCGGCTGGAGTATGGTGGGGTATATCTTCACTGGCTTTTTACTCTTAGCTGCAGGTGCAGCCTTGCTGGGCTATTGCATCGGATGTACGATTTATTATCAGTATAAGCAGTTCATCCTCAGACGGCGAGTGAAACGCGGTTAA
- a CDS encoding alpha/beta fold hydrolase gives MQTQHFIWKDSNHINNYVYEWLPDETNEIKAIVQIAHGMSETAVRYERLAALLTSQGYAVYANDHLGHGRTAGTPEAVGKFGKDCFHGMVENMGQITSEIRKKYPKPIPLFMMGHSMGSFLTQYYMVSYLTKHPDHVQGIILSGSNGKQGAALQAAIAIAATEAAIRGDHHRSKLVTSLSFGAFNKRFAPNRTLFDWLSNDVSEVDKYVDDPYCGVTFTSGYFRDFFRGLKEIHQAKHVNQIRKDLPIYVFAGEDDPVGGGKGVRKLLSMYEELGLKNVSSKLYPRGRHEMLNEVNRAEVMDDIAAWLNEQVASRG, from the coding sequence ATGCAGACGCAGCATTTTATATGGAAAGACTCTAACCATATTAATAACTATGTATATGAATGGCTCCCTGATGAGACCAATGAAATAAAAGCGATTGTGCAAATCGCTCATGGTATGTCCGAGACGGCTGTTAGGTACGAGAGGCTAGCTGCTTTATTAACAAGCCAAGGTTATGCTGTCTATGCAAACGATCATTTGGGGCATGGACGAACAGCAGGAACACCTGAAGCCGTAGGTAAATTTGGCAAAGATTGCTTTCATGGCATGGTTGAAAATATGGGGCAGATCACTAGTGAGATCCGTAAAAAGTATCCAAAGCCTATTCCTTTATTTATGATGGGCCATAGTATGGGCTCGTTCTTAACGCAGTACTACATGGTATCGTACCTGACAAAGCATCCGGACCACGTTCAAGGAATTATATTGTCAGGCTCCAATGGCAAACAAGGTGCAGCTTTACAAGCAGCAATCGCTATTGCTGCAACAGAAGCAGCTATTCGTGGAGATCATCACCGGAGTAAGCTTGTTACGTCACTTTCATTTGGAGCTTTTAATAAAAGATTCGCACCGAACCGAACGCTATTTGATTGGTTGAGTAATGATGTTAGCGAAGTTGATAAGTATGTAGACGATCCTTATTGCGGCGTTACGTTTACATCGGGTTATTTCAGAGATTTCTTTAGAGGACTTAAGGAGATTCATCAAGCTAAGCATGTCAACCAAATCCGTAAAGATTTGCCTATTTACGTATTCGCAGGTGAAGATGATCCGGTTGGTGGTGGTAAAGGGGTACGCAAGCTGCTTAGCATGTACGAGGAACTTGGGCTTAAGAACGTTAGCAGCAAGCTTTATCCCCGCGGCAGACATGAAATGTTGAATGAAGTGAATAGAGCTGAAGTCATGGATGACATTGCAGCATGGCTGAATGAGCAGGTTGCATCTAGGGGTTAA
- a CDS encoding ABC transporter permease subunit, whose translation MLANRTSPLTESKFWQPWVIPILILLLWQVLGLSGWLSERILPTPWEVLTALYGVIKDGTIFEYVAVSTKRAFLGFLIGGSIAFVIGLLNGVFPIAERYIDSSVQMVRTIPHLAMIPLVIMWFGIGETSKLFLVSLGVAFPIYLNTFHGIRSVDPGLVEMGKVYGLKGFALFAKVILPGALANILLGIRFSLGIMWLSLIVAETIAADSGIGYMATHAREFMQMDVVVLCVILYALLGKLSDLIAKYFENRWLKWHHNYLNKA comes from the coding sequence ATGCTAGCTAATCGCACTTCACCATTAACGGAATCTAAGTTTTGGCAGCCTTGGGTCATACCGATCCTCATTTTGCTTCTCTGGCAAGTTCTTGGACTATCCGGTTGGTTATCTGAGCGCATTCTGCCAACGCCTTGGGAGGTTTTAACTGCGTTATACGGTGTAATTAAAGATGGAACTATTTTCGAATACGTAGCCGTGAGCACGAAGCGGGCTTTTCTGGGGTTCCTGATCGGCGGGAGCATTGCATTCGTCATTGGTTTGCTAAATGGGGTATTCCCAATAGCCGAACGATACATTGATTCTTCTGTCCAAATGGTTCGAACGATTCCCCACCTAGCGATGATTCCTCTCGTTATTATGTGGTTTGGTATCGGTGAGACATCAAAGCTGTTCCTCGTTTCATTGGGAGTTGCTTTCCCTATATACCTCAATACGTTTCATGGGATTCGATCCGTCGATCCAGGTTTAGTAGAAATGGGTAAAGTGTATGGCCTCAAAGGATTCGCATTATTTGCGAAAGTGATCTTACCAGGGGCATTAGCGAACATTTTACTTGGCATCCGATTTTCGTTAGGCATCATGTGGCTCAGTTTAATTGTAGCCGAAACGATTGCTGCGGATTCCGGAATTGGTTATATGGCTACACATGCCAGAGAGTTTATGCAAATGGATGTTGTCGTATTATGTGTGATTTTGTACGCCTTATTGGGGAAATTATCTGATTTAATTGCCAAGTATTTTGAAAATCGGTGGCTGAAGTGGCATCACAACTACTTGAATAAAGCCTAG
- a CDS encoding FAD-binding protein has product MTQFDLQLQADVLVIGGGPSGAWAAITAAKEGAKVILVDKGYCGTSGATAPSGTGLWYVNPNADEREEAMKSREALGGYLADRGWMKKVLDQTYTNTNQIAAWGYPFPLDETGTSHRKSLQGPEYMKLMRKQVQKAGVRILDHSPALELLADVHGVAGATGVNNQTKDTWRVDATSVVIATGGCAFLSKALGTNVLTGDGYLLAAEAGANLSGMEFSTAYSLAPAFSPVTKSAFYTWATFYYEDGSVIEGAGSQKGRSVIARTLLTQQVFARIDKADDIVKKAMRQAQPNFFLSFDRLGIDPFTQKFPVTLRFEGTVRGTGGIHIIDETCATEVPGLYAAGDAATRELICGGFTGGGSHNAAWAMSSGYFSGEASAKYALKLGAGSSNRKAKGLSEATGVPKQATTRSDAPDTQEIIKAVQAEVFPYDRNWFRTGEGLQNSLGRLNHLWDELKQGIQASDGNVVRVREAAAMTATARWMYTSGLERTETRGMHRREDFPRVDQDQQYRIISGGLDTTWAKPLIEPSFSSVKKEAVV; this is encoded by the coding sequence ATGACTCAATTTGATTTGCAGCTTCAAGCTGATGTACTAGTTATTGGTGGGGGACCTTCTGGCGCATGGGCGGCCATCACAGCGGCGAAAGAAGGAGCGAAAGTTATTCTGGTTGATAAAGGGTATTGCGGAACGAGCGGTGCTACGGCACCATCTGGAACAGGCTTATGGTACGTGAATCCCAATGCGGATGAACGTGAAGAAGCTATGAAGAGCAGAGAGGCGCTTGGCGGTTATTTAGCTGATCGCGGTTGGATGAAGAAAGTTCTAGACCAAACGTATACCAATACGAACCAAATTGCTGCTTGGGGATATCCATTCCCGCTCGACGAAACTGGAACTTCTCATCGGAAGAGCTTGCAAGGGCCTGAATACATGAAGCTTATGCGTAAGCAAGTGCAGAAAGCAGGAGTTCGTATCCTGGACCACAGCCCGGCGCTCGAACTGCTAGCTGATGTGCATGGTGTAGCTGGGGCAACTGGGGTGAATAACCAAACGAAAGATACATGGCGTGTGGATGCGACCTCAGTCGTGATTGCAACGGGTGGTTGTGCTTTCCTTAGCAAGGCTCTGGGGACGAATGTTTTGACAGGTGATGGGTACTTGCTAGCTGCTGAAGCGGGAGCTAACTTATCAGGCATGGAATTCTCCACCGCGTATTCCTTAGCGCCAGCCTTTTCTCCGGTAACGAAGTCTGCCTTCTATACATGGGCAACATTTTACTATGAAGATGGGAGCGTGATAGAAGGTGCGGGCTCGCAAAAGGGGCGTTCAGTGATTGCTCGAACGCTGCTGACTCAGCAAGTTTTCGCCAGAATTGATAAGGCAGATGATATTGTCAAAAAAGCGATGCGTCAGGCGCAGCCTAACTTCTTTCTATCATTCGATCGTCTAGGTATTGATCCGTTCACACAAAAGTTTCCTGTCACCCTGCGGTTTGAAGGGACGGTAAGAGGCACTGGCGGTATTCATATCATTGACGAAACGTGCGCGACGGAAGTGCCTGGTCTTTATGCAGCTGGAGATGCAGCGACAAGAGAGCTGATCTGCGGTGGATTTACAGGCGGCGGAAGTCACAACGCAGCTTGGGCTATGTCCTCAGGGTATTTCTCAGGTGAGGCTTCGGCTAAATATGCACTGAAACTGGGTGCAGGATCTTCAAATAGGAAGGCCAAAGGATTGTCCGAGGCAACAGGTGTACCCAAACAAGCAACGACAAGATCTGATGCTCCTGATACGCAAGAAATTATCAAAGCCGTTCAAGCCGAAGTATTCCCGTATGACCGTAATTGGTTCCGCACAGGTGAAGGCTTGCAAAATTCGCTGGGGCGCTTGAATCATCTCTGGGATGAGCTGAAGCAGGGCATTCAAGCTAGTGATGGAAATGTTGTTCGAGTCCGTGAAGCGGCAGCTATGACGGCAACAGCTAGATGGATGTACACCAGTGGTTTGGAACGCACGGAAACACGTGGTATGCATCGCCGAGAGGATTTCCCTCGAGTTGATCAAGACCAGCAATATCGCATCATTAGTGGTGGTTTGGATACGACATGGGCAAAGCCCTTGATTGAACCGTCCTTTTCAAGCGTCAAAAAGGAGGCTGTTGTGTAA